A part of Augochlora pura isolate Apur16 chromosome 1, APUR_v2.2.1, whole genome shotgun sequence genomic DNA contains:
- the LOC144468501 gene encoding uncharacterized protein LOC144468501, which translates to MGEDMWRLWFTKLLLLAALLLAAAPGSLSEDADSLAEIGVPRLERDLQDDYPDNHRPGDFDSKRVRWPDEAAPRAAPAEDNDDYVEEAPRKRVRIRVPVVRKHGRQHTLTVVRRRPLAPRTQDPPLATASHTPRRIVVTRVRTLGLANTIHTDEPESFRPEVPGRHKVTITRRRKIEPTSISPSSTLPSSAQPTSISPTTAAEKRPRITKKRLIGVRPVQPTPSFAIITTGFFTAPTPEYEEYSEESEDETEEPKLEVSTTFTPELPEPPNVIDNKPDAETSPVVDETVSKVLEESSVNDPIIITDNFFFPPSDDEYTYEDEYQTIATTESGDESSNEDVPTTVESPISDENIVSSKDDATPAKEMVATAEPKEDSEETVTEMVSKEDETFEEVSTTAKPIDEPTTSPEEETATTPQDDTEQTLEEDDSTIDRPDVTEEEGDREEATEKAVETTEFVHETTVISVPEEPEESTQAEKDVETATDVPQSTEQVVSSTEQIESQTESQEDYSSKEDSDVAAPQSTESPPKEESHDVSTESTVQEPKKPASEEDVDKPTTTETTKSPRTEEAPTVQPIPVTEPTPPVAPSPSPSSPSSPPVASSDASSSPIDIAPSFASVLPLETYQSPSSNTPTPRYLDDSEIPSVIPLGDDYTASPDPGTTSEIFDAATPSLDVTEVTTTITSPTPEDIEAGLADDLYLSLSRPDFPQILPSKPTVVDEQRTLPPPDLEPSTTVFYTETVVTSTRLRTYTYVVTQQNGLETKVTSSTTVRPRVTTLTLTVPVTVTVTPTVQSSANAVSSVYSPVPAAGEHEVKDEEGRRFNLATRVMSNGVEVIVAGPTPALRWENSMPQPTLTLSDTVVMMLPQDKPNEFVTKTCTTTFTYLATITKDGTTTVSTEQQVVANTATEERHRKPGSETAAVTLEASPTLRTEIFKTTYTYLTLNTDHPNVNDALESSSKVIANTVTAPQHYLDMILEPSEAPRPETNTYLSTRVLEKTFMEDGRTRIETTSDTVTQLIITESAPPPRPTSVTTTLTALDHTEESMTDVMKTYYITYTYYNTFLEKGSTVVRTNVATSTDVVLEKVPVKKTTKTALVNPTPEPIQIFATKTYLTTFTYFTTLLQAGADGETSTTVSSRSHIVENVVTESIAPSLLDAGYMNALLTTAHHSDPVKNVVTGSTIIFFDEEDKIDPTTTNFQESTATVDSQKDETIAASLVATEVSPVVSESNLKPVVQNPQENNVTTSASGDSGPNKRPANQNTSDLQVSNLLSLGSLGINALGPVITAMAGLLQGKSTMTRRNDTVPQAEAQEVTTQRSPIYIPVAEFADGDIETAESQNIGTHLANLNHNYIAETRHKVASSLADGIPISPGEVITANSDVIIGKPGKMAPRPPQTFLEDEEHIGMKPPPLPVPNIPVHPVLEVLENDREDSQPQQTIQSHKAAQIQIYPAHQVYEEHLKIPVTIPVETKPVLMPKQPQKLHPVQSSPPKRMGSKQDVLENDPLLKPPDRPNVEQYANPNSNLKEPEWSPEKSRRPWSAKDPVKFPLPHPQFDQKMDSAKPLLEKPWPTVSTEEQKRPLWAQQDPLIPGSPIVIQSSETKPTISEPIVHQVPHVIDRSTGQPLLVNIQPSQVANVVIPQGGTQALIFGDTSEPHISGQYFDDPSPYPDSDIGLGFMGMQRVEDLQQYSNSKDPADYMVPPSPPFNFRGQEKPSPPNRPATIPLSQDRFNYERPQEKLETPVLRPSKLPADVRLIRHSNTSNTLNGQSHHHTELSMHHRPETINIRPQGGGLYAPSHTHVPPRGQFPNFQKPGEPGNPPRRIEVSTPSDNSHRYILLSKPDSGNEILLNSNWKDKKPTRIVLNNRLRPRPPLWSTTNRPLDRPIYVERPNIRKPIFSGPQRPPPKIQNQGTYVLPHRPIINPQIHHESTRISTARPGDDQDDVTDRQPSFRPPQIDLQDRPPHFYQENKRPITTPLKPQPEYVEEHLPTGAKEYHNPSSPKTKPDDPKSSLNIPNIDQSASPNSEMPLESWQKDAQSDKTADSEIGASEYVKYHNQIKVIQEPEKPKGEEPGKATSSNLTLHENGAPGNIVIGKPLGGLDQTQEQKEKPVWLNAGVPFGHKIEAAPGQVISYGPTYYNARPNDMAIVQGKPFGVYNGHEDPSQFGHKRKEPRPDYDIVQGVHTTYYGNRKPNDNVHLETSTSRPRDRDDTIDLRPPAIIPHFGPDVEKPSRYPRPPIINKVETRPVLYPRPESATHAPEKKPDQVKQHVEAKPKESLANSSLSDNDKSNNSQSQLGGFVNLNWQGAAKPQDQRLEESRPVGQDSHSNKSDVIRTSIRNSSVSQRPDVHFQANLDTLKPAFEKARPKVTHPEYSPGTRIHPEYPHIITKPRPQVPGPITITTGNTKPDTRPNIKFSLPVEAIGQEVDSKTQTERPPSMLITVTNLNEKKKDESLDTAYQTNFAVQGADKGDSIKHDTRIRPGESSPGDVLGIEAVNVPSRDMMPPPLRPPVPNQSNQNEEEGLKPPPIPSHDVVGLSPPPVDITTTSGPMEDRFPFATANDSGLKPPPKYIPLKEATVAPLPSVSMVPPSPRPSVARPFIVELLSQDMVPPPPATQTTRPLEIATVRPAVAVSGSIQIATAVATSHIPVIHDIESKIPIIHGTVDLPVVVDVPEILRPAETRMTEHVSIYTVRPFDTRPVSRISIQPTPMASTSQVIPTKLRPLQVDHIQPSRSSSSIRDVEPTKSYTFEVPRNPVKRPEHPVFLESSHENVLPSSRVEPTESLTPATTTTTTTTTTTASQKKDDHRSTMKKDESTKVATAQATSEVKRRNETTVDGLPSVVTRVDSSVTRVTSVLPDKHQVKIVPVIKMTKDVASTSTRKAANATTTVQMKPKEVTRFQTSTVTRIETSVLGSPPTTRTLLITHTLTSTTVETVTETLVRPTSVISTITSTILQSIVTRIPSTYENVVDNDSIFVVMSDQKPPAPGAEEVNVEAEYGDISRDEQDPTGNEIHRVLAGGVLGAPVVSFEPVTNQCTPECRASRSEICAEVEGEMRCVCRPGFARMFPDRPCKPTYTYTVRVGLDRIGHEPVNYETNMNDTTSPTYKRLLAPTKDALDRTLMQSDLRDIYRGLKIAGFTPDPTKVEFHVQLSDNANETRLKEVLQKYLIGSNYSLGGTEVYASKNLEMIDAIDFDECITEEGGPHHDCSPNAACFNLRGSYQCSCKEGWADLSENPTYPGRLCSQAPLGCPSCNNKGHCVTNTNGQEVCECFPWHSGQRCQVNLKVLLIALVTTGAILLGLLAVCVGMACFRHPSRKRQTGDRRAMIPGTGGDTSSEGSVTDLAIPHHVPHVLPPPPQMIAPLPPTKRPARKIAGKPRQPPRKATMVSASVPVNDEQRDRSLTVMIPRAKYRSAPQSPQNYKSGMSTFSTEEHKLLSYLDNGTHNTGNRKQSVTSMKDCKETDVQVIRTPATPTGALVSAGFQVSATVTRTMDADSTLARSCGETTVETATKVLRTTDPGDLGSTLPRSCGETTIQAPTKLLRLDLGEAGSTLARSCGETTIQPPTKVADARRSSIKDNRDNRDTRDSASEGHTMAERDLGSTLRLPAQHPPLYNPDRASDRESNFDSL; encoded by the exons ATGATTACCCCGACAACCACCGTCCCGGTGACTTCGATAGTAAACGCGTTCGGTGGCCCGACGAGGCCGCTCCGAGAGCCGCGCCGGCCGAGGATAACGACGACTACGTCGAGGAGGCGCCGAGGAAGCGGGTCAGAATACGCGTGCCGGTCGTCCGGAAGCACGGCAGACAGCACACGCTGACCGTCGTCAGGCGTAGACCGTTGGCCCCGAGGACCCAGGATCCTCCGTTGGCTACCGCGAGTCACACGCCCAGGAGGATCGTGGTCACGAGGGTGAGGACGCTCGGTCTGGCCAACACGATACACACGGACGAGCCGGAGAGCTTCAGGCCAGAAGTGCCCGGACGGCACAAGGTGACCATCACCAGGCGACGCAAGATCGAGCCGACGTCAATTTCGCCTTCGTCGACTTTACCGTCCTCCGCCCAACCAACGTCCATTTCGCCGACCACCGCCGCCGAAAAGAGACCCAGGATCACCAAGAAGAGACTGATCGGTGTCAGGCCGGTGCAGCCGACGCCGAGCTTCGCCATCATCACCACCGGCTTCTTCACCGCGCCGACTCCCGAGTACGAGGAATACTCCGAAGAGTCCGAAGACGAGACAGAAGAGCCCAAGCTCGAAGTCAGCACCACTTTCACGCCGGAACTGCCAGAACCTCCTAACGTCATCGATAACAAGCCCGACGCAGAGACGTCGCCTGTCGTCGACGAAACCGTGTCCAAGGTGCTGGAAGAGTCCAGCGTGAACGACCCCATTATCATCACCGACAATTTCTTCTTCCCTCCGAGCGACGACGAGTACACGTACGAAGACGAGTACCAGACGATCGCGACAACCGAGAGCGGGGACGAGTCGTCGAACGAAGACGTTCCGACGACGGTCGAGTCGCCGATCAGCGACGAAAATATTGTGTCTAGTAAAGACGATGCTACACCTGCGAAGGAGATGGTCGCGACTGCTGAACCCAAAGAGGACTCGGAGGAGACGGTGACTGAGATGGTCTCCAAAGAGGATGAGACGTTCGAAGAAG TCTCTACGACCGCAAAACCGATCGACGAGCCGACCACGTCGCCGGAAGAAGAAACCGCGACCACACCGCAGGATGATACTGAACAGACATTGGAGGAAGACGATTCCACCATTGATCGTCCTGATGTTACAGAGGAGGAAGGAGATAGAGAAGAAGCAACCGAGAAGGCGGTGGAAACTACAGAGTTCGTGCACGAGACTACTGTTATAAGCGTTCCCGAAGAGCCTGAAGAGAGCACGCAGGCTGAAAAGGACGTCGAAACAGCGACGGATGTACCTCAGAGTACGGAGCAGGTTGTGTCGTCTACTGA ACAAATTGAATCGCAAACCGAGTCGCAAGAAGATTATTCTTCGAAAGAGGACTCCGATGTAGCTGCTCCGCAATCCACCGAAAGCCCTCCGAAGGAGGAATCCCACGACGTTTCTACAGAATCAACAGTTCAAGAGCCAAAGAAACCTGCATCAGAGGAAGATGTTGACAAACCGACGACCACAGAGACAACGAAGTCTCCGAGGACAGAAGAGGCGCCGACGGTGCAACCGATTCCGGTCACCGAACCAACGCCACCGGTTgccccgtcgccgtcgccgtcgtcgccgtcgtcgccacCGGTTGCTTCGTCGGACGCGTCATCGTCTCCGATCGATATCGCTCCGAGTTTCGCCAGCGTGTTGCCCCTCGAGACGTACCAGTCGCCGTCTTCCAACACCCCGACCCCCAGATACCTAGACGATTCCGAAATACCGAGCGTGATCCCACTGGGTGACGATTACACCGCGTCGCCGGACCCGGGGACGACCTCGGAGATCTTCGACGCCGCCACCCCGAGCCTCGATGTAACCGAGGTGACGACCACCATCACGTCACCGACACCGGAGGACATCGAGGCGGGCTTGGCCGACGACCTGTACCTGTCCCTGTCGAGACCGGACTTCCCCCAGATCTTACCCTCGAAACCGACCGTCGTCGACGAACAACGAACGTTACCCCCGCCCGACCTCGAACCGAGCACGACCGTTTTCTATACGGAGACCGTAGTGACCTCGACAAGGTTAAGAACGTACACGTACGTGGTGACGCAACAGAACGGACTGGAGACTAAAGTAACGTCCTCGACGACCGTCAGACCGAGAGTGACGACCCTTACGTTGACGGTGCCCGTCACTGTGACTGTCACTCCGACCGTGCAGTCGTCAGCGAACGCCGTGTCGTCTGTGTATAGTCCAGTGCCTGCTGCTG GAGAGCACGAAGTGAAAGATGAGGAAGGTCGAAGGTTCAATCTGGCCACTCGTGTAATGTCGAACGGCGTCGAGGTGATCGTCGCCGGGCCAACGCCGGCGCTGCGATGGGAGAATTCTATGCCGCAGCCCACGCTGACATTGTCTGACACGGTCGTCATGATGCTTCCTCAAGATAAGCCGAACGAATTTGTCACGAAGACGTGCACCACCACGTTCACGTACCTCGCTACGATCACCAAGGACGGGACCACTACTGTTTCGACGGAACAACAG GTTGTTGCGAACACGGCTACGGAGGAACGACATAGAAAGCCCGGATCGGAAACAGCAGCGGTGACGTTGGAAGCATCGCCGACGTTGAGGACGGAAATCTTTAAAACAACGTACACGTATCTAACACTGAACACCGATCACCCGAACGTGAACGATGCTTTGGAGAGCAGCTCGAAAGTGATCGCGAACACGGTGACCGCTCCGCAGCATTATTTAGACATGATATTGGAGCCATCGGAAGCACCGAGACCGGAAACGAACACGTATCTCAGCACGAGGGTGCTGGAGAAAACGTTCATGGAGGACGGACGGACGAGGATCGAGACCACTAGTGACACTGTTACACAG CTTATAATAACCGAatccgcgccgccgccgcgtccaACCAGCGTCACCACCACTCTGACGGCGTTGGATCACACCGAGGAGAGCATGACTGATGTAATGAAGACTTATTATATTACCTACACGTATTACAATACGTTCCTGGAGAAAGGTAGCACGGTGGTTCGCACGAACGTCGCGACGTCCACGGACGTCGTCCTGGAGAAAGTTCCCGTGAAGAAGACCACGAAGACGGCATTGGTGAACCCGACCCCTGAACCCATTCAAATCTTCGCGACAAAGACCTATCTGACGACCTTTACATACTTTACAACATTGCTGCAG GCCGGAGCAGATGGAGAAACATCGACAACGGTGTCGTCACGATCTCACATCGTGGAGAACGTCGTGACGGAATCGATAGCGCCCAGTTTACTGGATGCAGGATACATGAACGCCTTGCTGACAACCGCGCATCACTCTGACCCAGTGAAGAACGTGGTAACCGGATCGACGATCATCTTCTTCGACGAGGAGGATAAGATCGATCCCACCACCACCAACTTCCAAGAATCCACCGCCACCGTTGATAGCCAGAAAGACGAAACCATTGCCGCGAGTTTGGTAGCTACTGAGGTCTCTCCCGTTGTCAGCGAGTCGAACCTGAAACCCGTCGTACAGAACCCTcag GAGAACAACGTGACCACGTCAGCTTCCGGTGACAGCGGCCCGAATAAAAGGCCGGCCAACCAGAACACGAGCGATCTCCAAGTGAGCAATCTCCTGAGTCTTGGGTCACTGGGGATCAACGCGTTGGGTCCGGTTATTACGGCGATGGCCGGTCTGTTGCAAGGAAAATCCACGATGACTCGTAGAAACGACACGGTGCCGCAAGCAGAGGCACAGGAAGTTACCACCCAGAGATCACCGATTTACATACCGGTCGCCGAGTTCGCCGACGGCGACATCGAGACTGCTGAAAGCCAAAATATAG GTACCCACCTGGCCAACCTGAACCACAACTACATAGCCGAAACGCGTCACAAAGTGGCGTCCAGCCTGGCAGACGGAATCCCGATTTCGCCAGGTGAAGTGATCACCGCGAACAGCGACGTGATCATCGGCAAGCCGGGTAAAATGGCGCCGCGACCACCGCAAACGTTCTTAGAAGACGAGGAGCACATAGGCATGAAACCACCCCCGTTACCGGTGCCTAACATCCCGGTGCACCCGGTGCTCGAGGTTCTGGAGAACGATCGCGAGGACTCGCAGCCGCAGCAGACGATTCAGTCGCACAAAGCAGCTCAGATACAGATATACCCGGCGCACCAGGTCTACGAAGAGCATTTGAAGATCCCGGTCACGATACCCGTGGAAACGAAGCCGGTGTTGATGCCGAAACAGCCGCAGAAGCTGCATCCTGTACAGTCGTCGCCGCCGAAGAGAATGGGATCGAAGCAGGACGTCCTGGAGAATGATCCTTTGTTGAAGCCGCCGGACAGGCCGAACGTGGAACAGTACGCCAATCCTAATTCGAATTTGAAGGAGCCGGAATGGAGTCCCGAGAAATCGAGGAGGCCTTGGAGCGCCAAGGATCCCGTCAAGTTTCCGCTGCCTCATCCGCAATTTGACCAG AAAATGGACTCAGCGAAGCCGTTGCTAGAAAAACCATGGCCAACGGTGTCAACCGAAGAGCAGAAGCGACCCTTATGGGCGCAGCAGGACCCATTGATCCCAGGATCCCCTATCGTCATCCAAAGTTCGGAAACTAAGCCAACCATATCGGAGCCTATTGTCCATCAAGTGCCGCACGTGATCGACAGATCCACGGGCCAGCCGTTGTTGGTTAATATTCAACCGAGTCAGGTGGCCAATGTCGTGATCCCACAGGGTGGTACTCAAGCCCTTATATTCGGCGACACCAGCGAACCCCATATAAGTGGACAGTACTTCGACGATCCGTCGCCTTATCCGGACTCTGACATTGGCTTGGGATTCATGGGGATGCAGAGG GTAGAAGATCTGCAACAATACTCAAACAGCAAAGACCCCGCGGACTACATGGTGCCACCGTCTCCACCCTTCAACTTCAGAGGCCAAGAAAAACCAAGTCCCCCTAATCGCCCAGCCACCATTCCCCTCTCCCAAGACCGTTTCAACTACGAAAGGCCGCAAGAAAAATTAGAGACCCCAGTCCTAAGACCCTCTAAACTGCCAGCAGACGTGCGCTTGATCAGACACTCGAACACCTCGAATACCCTAAACGGACAAAGTCACCACCACACAGAACTTTCGATGCACCATCGACCAGAAACGATAAACATCCGTCCCCAAGGAGGAGGACTGTACGCTCCGAGTCACACTCACGTTCCACCTCGAGGACAGTTCCCCAATTTCCAAAAACCTGGCGAGCCTGGCAACCCACCTAGAAGAATAGAAGTGTCGACACCATCGGACAATTCCCAtcgctatattttattatccaaGCCAGATTCGGGGAACGAGATTCTGTTGAACTCGAACTGGAAAGACAAAAAGCCGACGCGGATTGTGTTGAACAATAGACTGAGACCGCGTCCGCCGTTATGGTCGACGACGAACAGGCCTCTGGACAGGCCGATCTACGTGGAGAGGCCGAATATCAGGAAGCCTATTTTCAGTGGACCTCAGAGACCACCGCCGAAGATACAGAACCAGGGCACGTATGTTCTACCGCATCGACCGATCATCAATCCTCAAATTCATCATGAATCCACGAGGATATCGACAGCAAGGCCGGGCGATGATCAGGACGATGTCACTGACAGGCAGCCTTCGTTTAGACCTCCTCAG ATCGACCTCCAAGACAGACCGCCCCATTTCTACCAAGAGAACAAAAGGCCAATCACAACCCCCCTGAAACCTCAACCAGAATACGTCGAGGAACACTTGCCGACCGGAGCCAAAGAGTACCACAACCCTTCGAGCCCGAAGACAAAACCGGACGACCCAAAGTCAAGCCTAAACATTCCAAACATCGATCAAAGCGCTTCCCCTAACTCGGAGATGCCGTTAGAGTCCTGGCAGAAGGATGCTCAATCAGATAAGACCGCGGACTCTGAGATCGGGGCGTCCGAGTACGTGAAATACCACAATCAGATAAAGGTGATCCAGGAGCCTGAGAAGCCGAAAGGCGAGGAGCCTGGCAAGGCAACGAGCAGCAACCTAACCTTGCACGAGAACGGGGCGCCGGGTAATATAGTGATTGGCAAGCCTCTGGGTGGACTGGATCAAACACAAGAGCAGAAAGAGAAACCCGTTTGGTTGAATGCTGGCGTGCCGTTTGGTCATAAGATCGAGGCTGCTCCTGGCCAGGTGATATCCTACGGACCGACTTATTATAACGCGAGACCTAACGACATGGCGATTGTACAAGGCAAGCCTTTCGGCGTGTACAATGGCCATGAAGATCCGTCGCAGTTTGGTCACAAGAGGAAGGAGCCTAGACCCGATTATGACATCGTGCAAGGGGTGCATACGACTTACTATGGCAACAGGAAACCGAATGATAACGTACATTTGGAGACGTCGACGTCTAGACCTCGTGATCGCGACGATACTATAGACTTAAGACCTCCGGCGATCATTCCTCATTTCGGACCGGATGTGGAGAAGCCCAGCAGGTACCCTAGACCgcctattataaataaagttgaGACCAGGCCGGTGCTGTATCCTAGACCAGAGAGCGCGACCCATGCGCCGGAGAAGAAGCCTGACCAGGTGAAGCAGCACGTCGAAGCCAAGCCGAAGGAATCGCTGGCGAATAGCAGTCTATCTGACAACGATAAAAGCAATAATAGTCAGTCGCAGTTAGGCGGCTTCGTGAACCTGAATTGGCAGGGTGCAGCGAAGCCGCAAGATCAGCGATTGGAGGAGTCGAGGCCGGTAGGACAGGACTCGCATTCGAACAAGAGCGACGTGATTAGGACTAGCATCAGGAACAGCAGCGTGTCTCAGAGACCTGATGTACACTTCCAGGCTAATCTGGATACATTGAAGCCGGCGTTCGAGAAGGCTCGTCCCAAGGTGACGCATCCGGAGTACAGTCCTGGAACGAGGATCCATCCGGAGTATCCtcatattattactaaaccTAGGCCCCAGGTGCCAGGACCAATAACCATCACGACAGGTAACACCAAGCCGGACACCAGGCCGAACATTAAATTCTCGCTGCCTGTCGAGGCTATAGGCCAGGAAGTGGACAGCAAGACGCAAACAGAAAGACCCCCTAGCATGCTGATCACGGTGACGAATCTgaacgagaagaaaaaggaCGAGTCTCTTGACACTGCTTATCAGACCAACTTTGCGGTGCAGGGTGCTGATAAGGGAGATTCTATTAAGCATGATACCAGGATCAGACCAGGTGAATCGTCTCCTGGGGATGTGCTGGGCATTGAAGCAGTGAACGTGCCATCTAGGGACATGATGCCGCCTCCTCTCAGGCCTCCGGTGCCCAACCAATCGAATCAAAACGAAGAAGAGGGTCTGAAGCCACCGCCGATTCCGTCCCATGACGTCGTTGGACTCTCGCCGCCTCCGGTTGATATTACGACCACCAGCGGCCCCATGGAAGACCGATTCCCATTTGCAACTGCTAATGACTCCGGTCTGAAGCCGCCGCCTAAGTATATACCCTTGAAGGAAGCCACCGTGGCTCCTCTGCCGAGCGTCAGCATGGTTCCACCTAGCCCTAGACCATCAGTTGCTAGACCTTTCATCGTGGAGCTGCTTTCTCAG GACATGGTACCACCCCCGCCAGCGACACAAACCACCAGACCCCTCGAAATAGCAACAGTCAGGCCAGCGGTCGCGGTGTCCGGTTCGATACAAATCGCTACCGCGGTCGCAACCTCCCATATACCAGTCATCCACGACATCGAGTCGAAAATACCGATCATTCATGGCACCGTTGATCTACCagtcgtcgtcgacgttccGGAGATTCTCAGGCCGGCCGAGACCAGGATGACGGAGCACGTTAGCATCTACACTGTACGGCCGTTCGACACCAGGCCTGTGTCCAG AATATCTATACAACCAACGCCGATGGCGTCGACGAGCCAGGTGATCCCAACGAAACTGAGACCGTTGCAAGTGGACCACATCCAACCTAGCCGATCGTCGTCGAGCATCCGAGACGTCGAGCCGACCAAGTCGTACACGTTCGAGGTGCCCCGGAATCCTGTGAAGCGGCCCGAGCACCCGGTATTTTTGGAATCCAGTCACGAGAATGTTTTGCCGTCGAGCAGAGTCGAGCCGACCGAATCGTTGACTCCTgcgaccaccaccaccaccactaccaccaccaccaccgctaGTCAGAAGAAGGACGATCATCGGTCGACGATGAAGAAGGATGAAAGCACGAAGGTGGCTACCGCGCAAGCGACTTCGGAAGTCAAACGAAGGAACGAGACGACCGTCGATGGATTGCCCAGCGTGGTGACCAGGGTTGACAGTTCGGTAACGAGGGTAACGAGCGTGCTGCCGGACAAACATCAGGTTAAGATCGTGCCGGTGATCAAGATGACGAAGGACGTAGCGAGCACCTCGACGCGCAAAGCTGCTAACGCCACCACCACTGTGCAGATGAAGCCGAAAGAG GTGACGAGGTTCCAAACGTCGACGGTGACAAGGATCGAGACCTCGGTCCTGGGATCTCCGCCGACCACCAGGACTCTGCTCATCACTCATACACTGACGTCAACTACAGTCGAGACAGTGACGGAGACGTTGGTACGTCCTACCAGCGTGATATCCACGATAACGTCGACGATTCTGCAGTCGATCGTGACCAGAATACCGTCGACCTACGAGAACGTGGTGGACAACGACTCCATCTTCGTGGTGATGAGCGACCAGAAGCCTCCAGCGCCTGGAGCCGAAGAGGTAAAT GTCGAGGCTGAGTACGGCGACATTTCGAGGGACGAGCAAGATCCGACCGGGAACGAGATTCACCGAGTTTTGGCCGGCGGTGTTCTTGGAGCACCTGTGGTGTCTTTCGAACCTGTTACTAATCAGTGCACGCCGGAGTGCAGAGCCTCGAGGTCGGAAATCTGCGCGGAAGTCGAGGGCGAGATGAGGTGCGTCTGTCGACCTGGATTCGCTAGGATGTTCCCTGATCGGCCTTGTAAAC CAACCTACACCTACACCGTACGGGTCGGTTTAGACCGCATCGGGCACGAGCCAGTGAATTACGAAACGAACATGAACGACACGACATCGCCAACTTATAAAAGACTGCTGGCTCCGACTAAGGACGCGTTGGACAGGACTCTGATGCAGAGCGATCTGAGAGACATATACAGGGGCTTGAAGATAGCCGGTTTCACTCCAGACCCGACGAAAGTCGAATTCCACGTACAGCTGAGCGATAACGCCAATGAGACGAGGCTGAAAGAAGTTCTTCAGAAATACTTGATCGGAAGCAATTACAGCTTGGGAGGCACCGAGGTCTATGCATCGAAGAATCTCGAGATG ATCGATGCGATCGACTTCGACGAGTGCATAACGGAGGAAGGTGGTCCACACCATGACTGTTCACCGAACGCGGCCTGTTTCAACTTACGGGGTTCTTATCAGTGTTCCTGCAAGGAAGGCTGGGCCGATTTGTCTGAGAACCCGACCTATCCTGGACGCTTGTGTTCCCAGGCTCCATTAGGCTGCCCTAGCTGTAATAATAAGGGACACTGTGTCACGAACACTAACGGACAAGAAGTCTGCGAGTGTTTCCCGTGGCACAGTGGACAACGCTGCCAAGTCAATCTCAAAG TGCTACTGATAGCTCTGGTTACGACCGGGGCGATATTGCTCGGTCTTCTGGCTGTGTGCGTGGGCATGGCGTGTTTCCGTCACCCAAGCCGAAAACGGCAGACCGGCGACAGAAGAGCTATGATTCCTGGAACGGGCGGCGACACCAGCAGCGAGGGCAGCGTCACGGATCTGGCGATACCCCATCATGTGCCGCACGtactgccgccgccgccgcagaTGATAGCGCCGTTGCCGCCGACCAAGAGACCGGCACGCAAGATCGCCGGGAAACCTCGCCAGCCGCCGAGAAAAGCCACCATGGTCTCTGCATCAG TGCCAGTGAACGACGAGCAAAGAGATCGCTCGCTGACCGTGATGATCCCCCGTGCTAAATACAGATCGGCGCCCCAGTCTCCGCAAAATTACAAGTCCGGAATGAGCACGTTCTCAACGGAGGAGCACAAGCTGCTCAGCTATCTCGACAACGGCACGCACAATACCGGAAACAGAAAACAAAGTGTAACCAGCATGAAAGACTGCAAGGAGACCGACGTGCAGGTGATCCGAACACCGGCGACACCGACCGGCGCCCTCGTCAGCGCGGGTTTCCAG GTCTCGGCGACGGTGACACGAACAATGGACGCCGACTCCACGTTGGCTCGATCCTGTGGCGAGACAACGGTGGAAACTGCAACCAAAGTGTTGCGTACGACGGATCCAGGCGATCTTGGATCCACGCTGCCGCGCTCCTGCGGAGAGACAACCATCCAGGCGCCGACGAAGTTGCTGAGACTCGATTTAGGGGAGGCCGGTTCCACTCTGGCAAGGTCTTGCGGCGAGACGACGATCCAGCCGCCGACGAAAGTCGCCGACGCACGGAGGAGCAGCATCAAGGACAACAGAGACAACAGAGACACCCGGGACAGTGCCAGCGAGGGGCACACAATGGCTGAGAGGGATCTGGGAAGCACGCTGAGACTTCCGGCGCAGCATCCGCCTCTTTACAACCCGGATAGG GCCAGCGATCGGGAATCAAACTTCGACTCCCTCTAG